Proteins from a genomic interval of Lathamus discolor isolate bLatDis1 chromosome 19, bLatDis1.hap1, whole genome shotgun sequence:
- the DYRK3 gene encoding dual specificity tyrosine-phosphorylation-regulated kinase 3: MLLGRKPEAPLGAARFGDGLYDSYMRIDQIRYQEATNEEHSPSGLPSLARANLSSNKLGMKDHSLTGSQVKVEQLFEDSGNRRSSTLQTTGITSSERSLPSLMKDKSIESISTSKGGGSSSKAHKAISQAPEQAVKQYKHQLSAYEQQEIFNFSEIYFVGPAAKKRQGVIGGPNNGGYDDEQGSYIHVPHDHLAYRYEVLKIIGKGSFGQVAKVYDHKLHQHLALKMVRNEKRFHRQAAEEIRILEHLKKQDKTGSMNVIHMLESFTFRNHICMTFELLSMNLYELIKRNKFQGFSIQLVRKFAHSILQCLDALYRNKIIHCDLKPENILLKQQGRSGIKVIDFGSSCFEHQRVYTYIQSRFYRAPEVILGSRYGMPIDMWSFGCILVELLTGYPLFPGEDEGDQLACMMELLGMPPQKLLDQSKRAKNFINSKGHPRYCTVTTHADGRVTLNGSRSRRGKVRGAPGNKDWVTALKGCDDPLFIEFLKECLSWDPSTRMTPGQALRHPWICKRTPKPPSTDKPSTKRISSYTSSFTGIGSKLPPVVGVANKLRANLTTDSSGGIPLCTVLPKLVS, translated from the exons ATGCTGCTGGGCAGGAAGCCGGAGGCTCCCCTCGGGGCAG CCAGGTTTGGAGATGGATTGTATGACTCCTACATGAGGATAGATCAAATTAGGTACCAAGAGGCTACAAATGAAGAACACAGCCCCTCAGGACTTCCTTCCCTGGCAAGAGCTAAT CTTTCTAGCAACAAACTTGGGATGAAGGATCACTCTCTGACTGGAAGTCAGGTGAAAGTGGAGCAATTATTTGAGGACTCTGGGAACAGAAGGAGTAGCACTCTTCAGACTACGGGAATTACTAGTTCGGAAAGATCTCTTCCTTCCCTGATGAAAGATAAAAGTATAGAGAGCATAAGCACTTCTAAAGGTGGTGGTAGTTCCTCAAAAGCACATAAAGCCATTTCTCAAGCTCCAGAGCAAGCTGTCAAACAGTACAAACATCAGTTATCTGCTTATGAACAGCAGgagatatttaatttttctgagaTCTACTTTGTGGGTCCAGctgcaaaaaagaggcaaggcGTAATCGGTGGCCCCAACAACGGAGGCTACGACGATGAACAAGGCAGCTACATTCACGTGCCCCACGACCATCTTGCTTACAGGTATGAAGTCCTCAAAATCATTGGCAAGGGCAGTTTTGGACAAGTTGCTAAAGTCTACGACCACAAACTCCACCAACACTTAGCCTTAAAGATGGTGCGCAATGAAAAGAGATTCCATCgccaagcagcagaagaaatacGGATTCTGGAGCACCTGAAGAAGCAGGATAAAACAGGCAGTATGAATGTTATCCACATGCTGGAAAGCTTCACCTTTCGGAACCACATCTGTATGACATTTGAACTCTTGAGTATGAACCTGTATGAGctgattaaaagaaataagtttCAGGGCTTCAGTATCCAACTGGTACGCAAGTTTGCTCACTCTATCCTGCAGTGTTTGGATGCCCTTTATAGAAACAAAATCATACACTGTGACTTGAAGCCAGAAAACATCCTCCTAAAACAGCAAGGGAGGAGTGGAATCAAGGTTATAGATTTTGGGTCCAGCTGTTTCGAGCACCAAAGAGTCTATACATATATTCAGTCTCGATTTTATCGGGCACCAGAGGTGATTTTGGGAAGTCGCTATGGGATGCCCATAGATATGTGGAGTTTTGGCTGTATTCTGGTGGAGCTACTGACTGGATACCCTCTCTTTCCTGGAGAGGATGAGGGAGACCAACTGGCTTGTATGATGGAACTTCTTGGAATGCCACCTCAGAAGCTTTTGGATCAATCCAAGCGGGCCAAGAACTTCATCAACTCTAAGGGTCATCCTCGCTACTGCACTGTGACTACACATGCAGATGGAAGAGTGACCCTCAATGGGAGTCGATCGCGCCGGGGTAAAGTCCGAGGTGCTCCAGGGAACAAAGACTGGGTGACAGCACTGAAAGGTTGTGATGATCCCTTGTTTATAGAGTTCTTGAAGGAATGTCTCAGCTGGGATCCTTCCACACGCATGACACCGGGTCAAGCTTTAAGGCACCCTTGGATTTGTAAACGAACGCCCAAACCACCCAGCACTGACAAGCCCTCCACTAAGAGGATTTCCAGCTACACAAGTTCTTTCACAGGAATAGGTTCCAAGTTGCCTCCTGTAGTTGGAGTAGCCAACAAGCTGAGGGCTAACTTAACCACTGACTCCAGTGGAGGTATACCTCTATGTACTGTGCTACCTAAACTGGTCAGCTAA